The Desulfobacterales bacterium genome includes the window AATATATTTTGCCGATCTGGTCCGGGACTGGTTGCGAAAGAAAAATGCGAATAGCCGCTAATTGCCCAATGGAACATTTAATCAGAAACTGTTTTTCAAAAAAACCCGAAGTCATAGCGGTGTATCTGTTCGGTTCCCAGGAAGCCGGTAAGCAGCGACCGGACAGTGATGTCGACATCGGCTACTGTTAAAGCAGATGAATATGAAAAGGGCGGATGAATTGAGGGAGCTTGTCATTGTGGAGTTATCGAGAATTCTCAAAAAAGATATCCACCCGGTGATCATGAATACCGCAGGCGAAGAGTTGCTGCGTCAGATATTTTCTAAAGGAAAATGCGTTCAGACCAATGATTCGAAACTTAAGGCTCTGTTTATGATAGCGTCGTTAAGTCGAATCGCCGAATTTGGATATTACCGCAGCATCATGCAAAAAGGATTCTTAAGAAGCGTCGGGGAGACCTTTCATGGTTGATCGCGATTTGATTATTGCCAAGGCCGGACTGGTAAAGAAACATAGTATATGTACAGCCCCGTCCCATAGTACAGGATAGAAATTATGAATAACATAAAGTACAAGAATTTTATAAACACAGCCGTCAAGGTGTTATCGGATGATGAAAGGATTCTTTTTGCCTATCTTTACGGCTCGACGCTTTCCGGAGATACGGGCAACGACATCGATATCGCCGTTTATATGAAAGCGGATGAAGATCCCCATCGATTGTCGGCGGATTTGAAAATCGCCCTTTACAAGGAAACGGGTCTGGCGCCTGATGCTTTCGATGTCCGCATCCTAAACGACCTGAATGAACGCGCCGACATTTTTGGACTTCTTTATTTAAAGAACGTGCTGGAAGGAGGCTGCGTTATTGTCGATAAAAAATCGGATGTTCGTTTGGATTTCCTCGAACGGTACGGCATGAGGTTTCGTGAATGCGAAGGACTCATACAGGAGGTGTTGGCGTGAAATTCGATCCGATCCGCATTGAAAGCTATTTAGCCGAAATCAGGAGGAATAGTTTAGCGCTAAACCAATCATAAAGCTCAACATTTAACCTATATGAAACTGTCAAAGATGAAGATAGGTTTTATCTTAAACTGGAATGTCCCGTTAATGAAAGAATGAAAGACGGCATAACACTGATGGTGAATAACCAGCGATAATTAATTTGCAGCAGACATGGTATCTTTGTTCGAATCGACAGCCGGAGGTTCCTTCCGGCGCACCCGATTCGGACAAAAATCCTTCGCGTTCTTCGCGCCTTAGCGGTTCAAAAAAGGAATCCTTTACAGCTTTCGCTCGTTTCTCGCGGAGATAGGAAACGCATAAAAACATGACCGTCCCCAAGATCCCTCGCGGAGATAGGAAACGCATAAAAACATGACCGTCCCCAAGATCCTTAACCCTGAACCGGGGAACATACGCTGTGCACGTTCTGAACAAACGTCACCTTCAACTATTTCCTCTTGACAAATAGGATTGTAAATATATACTTAAGGTATATATTCAAGGTGGAGGATAACGATGAAAACAGCAAAATTGTTTAAAAATGGGCAAAGCCAAGCCGTCAGATTGCCAAAGGAATTTAGAATGGCGGGTACCGAAGTGTATATCAAGAAACAGGGTGAAGCGATAGTCTTATTACCTAAAGAAAGGTCATGGAAAACTCTTTTTGACAGTCTTAACCATTTTGAGAAAGATTTTAAAATCGAGCGAAATCAACCTGGAGAAGATCAGAAGCGTGAGCCCATGTTCCAATGAAATATCTTCTGGATACAAATATTTGCATTTACATTATCAATGAAAAGCCAAGGAAGGTATTGAGAAAGTTTGAACAATACCCTGTTCATGAATTCGGGATTTCTTCAATAACACACGCGGAACTTCAGTATGGTGTTGCGAAAAGTAGGCAAAAAAATAAAAATCAAGAGGCTCTTGATGAATTCCTGATGCCTCTGACCATTCTTCCTTTTCATGGCAAGCGATTGATTGAATGGTATGGGAAAATAAGGGCTTTTCTGGAATCCAAAGGAATAACAATCGGTCCGCTTGATACGCTGATAGCCGCCCATGCCTTGAGTCTGGATCTAACCATTATCTCAAATAACATCAGAGAGTTTTCAAGAATCCCAAATCTCAAATGTGAAAATTGGGTATCCGAACAGGATTTACTAAATACCTCAAGCTAAGATTTGAGCCGTTTCAGCTTCACTCAAGTCTGGACCAAAAAATGAACGATGTTCCGAACGTAGCATATTTAGTAACTGGGCGCTTTAGCGGTTCAAATTGTTTTTTTATCCAAAAAAAATCGCTGTGCACGCTCAGCACCAATGCGTCCCGTTTTTCTCGCTTTCGCTCGTTTTGCGCAAAAACATTTCGCACTTTTCCCGCGTTTCTTGCGATCATTGACCAAATAGACCAACATGAAAAATGACTTCCTAAAAATGAAAGACTGCCTCAGGCCGGCATTGTTTTGGGATGTAGAATTCAGAACGCTGGATATCGATCAGTATGCATCTTTTGTAATCGTTCGTGTAATGGAGCGTGGCAATAGAAAAGAAGTGCGCGCCATCTGGAATTATTTTGGGGCCGAAACCATCAAGAAGCATTTGCTG containing:
- a CDS encoding nucleotidyltransferase domain-containing protein — translated: MEHLIRNCFSKKPEVIAVYLFGSQEAGKQRPDSDVDIGYC
- the vapB gene encoding type II toxin-antitoxin system VapB family antitoxin; the encoded protein is MKTAKLFKNGQSQAVRLPKEFRMAGTEVYIKKQGEAIVLLPKERSWKTLFDSLNHFEKDFKIERNQPGEDQKREPMFQ
- a CDS encoding type II toxin-antitoxin system VapC family toxin; amino-acid sequence: MKYLLDTNICIYIINEKPRKVLRKFEQYPVHEFGISSITHAELQYGVAKSRQKNKNQEALDEFLMPLTILPFHGKRLIEWYGKIRAFLESKGITIGPLDTLIAAHALSLDLTIISNNIREFSRIPNLKCENWVSEQDLLNTSS